Proteins found in one Dermacentor silvarum isolate Dsil-2018 chromosome 8, BIME_Dsil_1.4, whole genome shotgun sequence genomic segment:
- the LOC119461348 gene encoding translocon-associated protein subunit delta: protein MAALRCVVAAFLLAFLEFSYGKVCENPEVTPKVYTTTDGLVIANIAFIAEFHLRCRENVQNVPLYADVKGKIVPVVKSTETNDYQVSWTEELSKAQSGDYLIRVYDEEGYGALRKAQRTGESTQGVTPLFTINLNHPGTYRGPWVQSEFVAVMAAALLWYFAYSAKAKLQS, encoded by the exons ATGGCAGCGTTGAGGTGTGTTGTCGCCGCGTTCCTCTTGGCTTTTCTTGAGTTCAGCTACG GTAAAGTCTGCGAGAACCCTGAGGTGACGCCAAAGGTTTACACAACGACAGATGGACTTGTGATCGCAAACATCGCATTCATCGCTGAATTCCACCTCAGGTGCCGTGAAAACGTACAG AATGTCCCACTGTATGCGGATGTGAAAGGCAAAATTGTTCCAGTGGTGAAGTCTACTGAGACCAACGATTACCAAGTAAGCTGGACAGAAGAACTGAGCAAGGCCCAGTCTGGGGACTACCTGATCAGGGTGTATGATGAGGAAGGCTATGGAGCCCTCCGTAAG GCCCAGCGCACAGGCGAAAGTACCCAGGGTGTGACTCCTCTCTTCACCATCAACTTGAACCATCCG GGTACCTACCGTGGTCCATGGGTCCAGAGTGAATTTGTCGCCGTGATGGCTGCTGCACTACTGTGGTACTTTGCCTACAGTGCGAAGGCAAAGCTTCAGTCATAG